The following are from one region of the Marinomonas sp. CT5 genome:
- a CDS encoding bifunctional rhamnulose-1-phosphate aldolase/short-chain dehydrogenase yields the protein MSTNLLPNLWNDADASLLTEPELLQYRSNLLGSDMRVTNYGGGNTSAKIQMDDPLTGEKTTVLWVKGSGGDIGSMGLDGFSTLYMDKLNQLLPLYRGLEFEDEMVAYLPHCTYNLNARAASIDTPLHAYLPYLHIDHLHPDAVIAIAASKNSKQLTEKIFDGEIGWLPWRRPGFQLGMDLQKIATENPHLKGVVLESHGLFTWSNGNKDCYLNSLNIINKAQTWLEQQSAGKAAFGGERFKTLPDNKRQQVVSSLMPLIRGKTSEKQRQIGHFNASDEVLDFVNSKDLERLAKLGTSCPDHFLRTKIRPFVVAYDPEKDNLDEVIGSLDKSLADYREDYAAYYNRCKRDNSPAMRDPNPVIYLIPGVGMLSFAKDKATARIAGEFYVNAINVMRGADSVSEYVGLPEQEAFDIEYWLLEEAKLQRMPKPKSLAGHIALVTGAAGGIGLATAKRLAKEGANLVLMDIDDEALTTAQANIAGEFGKDCASSIKMDVTNEEDVIRAVKHCTLAFGGLDIVVSNAGIASSAPLEETTLALWNKNQSILSTGYFLVAREAFSLLKRQNMGGNMVFIASKNGLVASANASAYCVAKAAEIQLARCVALEGAPLGIRSNVVNPDAVLRGSKIWTGKWKEERASAYQLSTDDLEEHYRQRSMLKLNVFPEDIAEAIYFFASDASSKSTGNILNVDAGHAPSFTR from the coding sequence ATGTCTACTAACTTACTACCCAACCTTTGGAACGATGCTGACGCGTCCCTTCTGACTGAACCCGAATTATTGCAATATCGATCAAACTTGCTTGGTTCTGACATGCGCGTTACCAATTATGGTGGCGGTAATACCTCTGCAAAAATTCAGATGGATGATCCGCTAACAGGTGAGAAAACCACAGTATTATGGGTAAAGGGTTCTGGTGGTGATATTGGCTCCATGGGATTAGATGGCTTTTCCACTCTCTACATGGACAAATTAAATCAGCTGTTACCACTTTATCGCGGGCTTGAATTCGAAGATGAGATGGTCGCTTACCTTCCTCATTGTACATATAACCTAAACGCCCGCGCTGCCAGCATTGATACACCACTTCATGCCTATTTACCTTACCTTCATATAGATCATCTACATCCAGATGCTGTGATCGCTATCGCGGCAAGCAAAAACAGCAAACAACTCACAGAAAAAATATTTGATGGTGAAATTGGCTGGCTTCCTTGGCGTCGCCCAGGTTTTCAGTTGGGGATGGATTTACAGAAAATCGCCACCGAAAACCCACACTTAAAAGGCGTCGTATTAGAAAGCCATGGCTTATTTACTTGGTCTAATGGCAACAAAGATTGTTACCTAAACTCGTTGAATATTATTAACAAAGCACAAACTTGGTTAGAACAGCAAAGCGCAGGCAAAGCCGCATTTGGAGGAGAACGATTTAAAACGCTACCTGATAACAAACGCCAACAAGTGGTTTCTAGTTTAATGCCGCTGATTCGCGGCAAAACCAGTGAAAAACAACGTCAAATTGGTCACTTCAACGCTTCCGATGAAGTATTAGATTTCGTCAATTCTAAAGACTTAGAACGTCTTGCTAAGCTTGGCACCTCTTGCCCTGATCATTTTTTGCGCACAAAAATTCGCCCTTTTGTCGTGGCTTACGACCCAGAAAAAGACAACCTAGACGAAGTCATTGGGTCGCTAGATAAAAGCCTTGCTGACTATCGTGAAGATTACGCGGCCTACTACAACCGCTGTAAGCGTGATAACAGCCCTGCCATGCGAGATCCTAACCCCGTCATTTACCTGATCCCAGGTGTTGGAATGCTGTCTTTTGCTAAAGATAAAGCCACCGCTCGTATCGCAGGTGAATTCTACGTAAATGCTATTAACGTGATGCGTGGTGCAGACAGCGTTAGTGAATATGTTGGCTTGCCTGAGCAAGAAGCTTTCGACATAGAATACTGGCTACTTGAAGAAGCAAAACTACAACGCATGCCGAAACCAAAATCCTTAGCAGGCCACATTGCCTTGGTGACTGGCGCGGCTGGCGGCATTGGTCTTGCGACAGCAAAACGTCTAGCTAAAGAAGGAGCAAATCTTGTTCTAATGGACATCGACGACGAAGCTTTGACGACGGCACAAGCGAATATCGCCGGTGAATTTGGAAAAGACTGCGCCTCTAGTATTAAGATGGATGTGACCAACGAAGAGGATGTCATCCGTGCAGTGAAACATTGCACCTTAGCCTTTGGCGGTTTAGATATTGTGGTCTCGAATGCAGGCATTGCTTCGTCGGCACCACTAGAAGAAACCACTCTTGCCCTATGGAATAAAAACCAAAGTATCTTATCAACCGGTTACTTCTTAGTTGCTCGTGAAGCCTTTAGTCTGCTAAAACGGCAGAACATGGGCGGCAACATGGTATTTATCGCCAGTAAAAATGGTTTGGTTGCCAGTGCCAACGCCAGCGCATATTGCGTAGCAAAAGCCGCTGAAATTCAGCTTGCTCGCTGTGTTGCTTTGGAAGGTGCGCCACTTGGTATTCGATCAAATGTGGTTAACCCAGATGCGGTTTTACGTGGTTCTAAAATCTGGACAGGCAAATGGAAAGAAGAAAGAGCCAGCGCGTACCAACTGTCTACCGATGATTTAGAAGAACATTATCGTCAGCGCAGCATGCTAAAACTCAATGTTTTCCCAGAAGACATAGCAGAAGCCATTTACTTCTTTGCATCTGATGCGTCTTCTAAGTCAACAGGCAATATCCTAAATGTCGACGCAGGTCATGCACCTTCGTTTACTCGCTAG
- the rhaI gene encoding L-rhamnose catabolism isomerase, translating into MKQLIDQNLLQEHNAKQEAAVTSDYNALAEKLDRSGIKIDTILMQAKQFSVAVPSWGVGTGGTRFARFPGEGEPRNIFEKLDDCSVIQQLSQATPAVSLHIPWDRPKDPKELRQYAEQYGLHFDAMNSNTFQDQIGQEESYKFGSLTHTNKAVREQAIAHNIDVVELGQKLGSKALTVWVGDGSNFPGQQHFKNSFTHYLESIKEVYNSLPDDWNMLLEHKIFEPAFYSTVIQDWGSSYLAAKETGDRCLSLVDLGHHAPNVNIEMIVSRLAQFGKLGGFHFNDSKYGDDDLDSGSINPYQLFLIFNELTDIRTQDPSYSPFYMLDQSHNVTDPVESLMYSAAEVQRAFVKSLLIDRSALTQYQNENDAMMAQASLKQAYNLDVEPILQMARLQEGGAIDPVRCYRESGYRAAVAKSRPADPNKTGSGIV; encoded by the coding sequence ATGAAACAATTAATTGATCAAAACTTGCTGCAAGAACACAACGCCAAGCAAGAAGCCGCAGTCACCAGTGACTACAATGCGCTGGCGGAAAAACTGGATCGCTCAGGCATTAAAATCGACACAATTTTAATGCAAGCAAAGCAGTTTTCTGTTGCGGTTCCTTCTTGGGGGGTTGGCACTGGTGGCACGCGTTTCGCCCGTTTTCCCGGCGAAGGTGAGCCGCGTAACATCTTTGAAAAACTCGATGATTGTTCGGTTATTCAACAACTATCGCAAGCCACTCCAGCGGTATCTTTGCATATTCCTTGGGACAGACCAAAAGACCCAAAGGAACTTCGCCAGTACGCCGAACAATACGGTTTGCATTTTGATGCAATGAATTCCAACACATTTCAAGATCAAATTGGTCAGGAAGAGTCATACAAATTCGGCAGTTTGACACATACCAACAAAGCCGTGCGCGAACAAGCCATTGCTCATAACATCGACGTAGTAGAATTAGGGCAAAAGTTAGGCTCTAAAGCGCTAACCGTTTGGGTAGGAGATGGCTCTAACTTCCCCGGCCAACAACACTTTAAAAACAGCTTCACACATTATTTAGAAAGCATCAAGGAGGTCTACAATAGCCTGCCAGACGATTGGAATATGCTGCTGGAACACAAGATCTTTGAGCCTGCATTCTATTCAACCGTCATTCAGGATTGGGGGAGCAGCTACCTTGCGGCGAAAGAAACCGGCGATCGTTGTTTGTCTCTGGTAGATCTGGGCCATCATGCGCCGAACGTCAACATCGAAATGATCGTCAGCCGTCTTGCTCAATTCGGCAAGCTAGGTGGATTCCATTTCAACGACAGTAAATACGGCGATGACGATTTAGACAGTGGTTCTATCAACCCTTATCAGCTATTTCTGATTTTCAACGAACTAACAGATATTCGGACACAAGATCCGTCTTACAGCCCATTCTACATGCTGGATCAATCGCACAATGTTACCGATCCGGTAGAAAGTTTGATGTACAGCGCAGCAGAGGTACAACGCGCATTTGTGAAAAGTTTATTAATCGATCGCAGTGCGTTAACTCAATACCAAAATGAAAATGATGCCATGATGGCGCAGGCCAGCTTGAAACAAGCCTACAACTTGGACGTAGAACCAATCTTGCAAATGGCGCGCTTACAGGAAGGAGGCGCCATCGATCCAGTTCGCTGTTACCGCGAAAGTGGATACCGCGCTGCCGTTGCCAAATCTCGACCTGCAGATCCGAACAAAACCGGTTCGGGTATTGTTTAG
- a CDS encoding NAD(P)H-dependent oxidoreductase: MRNILHIDSSVRRTDNSTPSYNSISKSLGRCFINTWLNKNHQDKVVYRDLGLTPPTFICQDWISAAFTPEQNRSESQQLVLAESDTYFDEVAQADIILITAPMYNYGMPAVLKAWFDQMLRVNKTFTFDLARGDFPIEPILSGKTLVLLTSSGEFGFGIGGVRENMNHLGPHIKQLAKYLGVDLFYEIGSEYQEFSDDRHALSVEKAKQDIISLVNQIG, translated from the coding sequence ATGAGAAATATCTTACATATCGACTCCAGTGTGCGCCGTACTGATAATTCGACACCAAGTTATAATTCAATATCGAAGTCACTTGGGCGTTGTTTTATAAATACATGGCTGAATAAAAATCATCAAGATAAGGTGGTTTATCGCGATCTTGGGCTTACCCCACCAACCTTTATTTGCCAAGATTGGATTTCAGCAGCGTTCACCCCAGAACAAAACAGAAGCGAATCACAGCAATTAGTCTTAGCTGAGTCCGATACGTATTTTGATGAAGTGGCGCAAGCGGATATCATCCTCATTACCGCCCCCATGTATAACTACGGCATGCCAGCAGTATTGAAGGCGTGGTTTGATCAAATGTTGAGAGTGAATAAGACTTTTACCTTTGATTTGGCGCGAGGAGACTTCCCGATTGAGCCTATCTTGTCAGGGAAAACCTTAGTTCTATTAACATCATCCGGTGAGTTCGGCTTTGGCATTGGTGGTGTCCGTGAAAACATGAATCACTTAGGTCCGCATATTAAACAATTAGCTAAGTATTTGGGGGTCGATCTGTTTTACGAAATTGGTTCAGAATACCAAGAGTTTTCCGATGATCGTCATGCCTTATCGGTCGAAAAAGCAAAGCAAGATATTATTTCTTTAGTAAATCAAATAGGTTGA
- a CDS encoding LysR family transcriptional regulator: protein MFQQLPSLNAIKAFESAARLNSFKEAANELNVTPTAISHQIRALEDSLNIRLFERRTRAVTLTKEGELLAATANQSLQDLLSTINQLMGSPQTLTISTTSSFAAMWLVPNLADFQAQHPDLDIQIRAEESLIDIGHDRRVDLAIRYGEPPQQGGNKLLIYQPLIQESLGFFATPDYWKKFATNPSDATFFCTRWKNPNLPNLGIEDAIKKASTNTQPTIRYFNDENLTAQAALAGQGIGTLSQLAVENFVKNAWLTQGENKMAKHITGLNYYLIIPKRLHANQIVIHFQKWLQSTLAKLPK, encoded by the coding sequence ATGTTCCAGCAACTTCCCTCTTTAAATGCCATAAAAGCCTTCGAATCTGCAGCCCGATTAAACAGTTTCAAAGAGGCGGCCAATGAATTAAATGTCACACCAACGGCGATTTCACATCAAATCAGAGCGCTGGAAGACAGTTTAAATATAAGGTTATTTGAGCGAAGGACACGCGCAGTAACATTAACGAAAGAAGGCGAATTACTGGCAGCAACAGCGAACCAATCTCTGCAAGATTTACTCTCAACAATCAATCAATTGATGGGGTCACCTCAAACATTAACCATCAGCACAACCAGTTCATTTGCAGCAATGTGGTTAGTACCAAATCTTGCCGATTTTCAGGCACAACACCCTGATCTCGACATTCAAATAAGAGCAGAAGAATCTCTTATAGACATAGGACATGATAGACGCGTCGATCTTGCCATTCGCTATGGTGAGCCTCCTCAACAAGGTGGGAATAAATTACTGATTTATCAACCTCTGATACAAGAATCCCTTGGCTTCTTTGCCACACCAGACTATTGGAAAAAGTTCGCTACAAATCCATCCGATGCTACATTTTTTTGCACACGATGGAAGAACCCAAATTTGCCTAATTTAGGGATAGAAGACGCGATAAAAAAGGCCTCTACAAATACACAGCCGACTATTCGCTACTTCAATGACGAAAATCTAACCGCTCAGGCGGCGCTTGCTGGACAAGGTATTGGTACTCTCAGCCAACTTGCTGTCGAAAATTTCGTTAAAAACGCTTGGTTAACACAGGGAGAGAACAAGATGGCAAAGCATATCACTGGACTAAATTACTACTTGATTATACCTAAGCGGCTACATGCCAACCAAATCGTAATTCATTTTCAAAAATGGTTACAATCGACTTTAGCTAAGCTCCCGAAGTAA
- a CDS encoding helix-turn-helix transcriptional regulator: MSNKDGRVPLNADALKEHRRRIGLSQEKLAEQCLKKGLHVSISSIKRAELGTNVLYRTAKQLAQFYNVPVETLFLESIASHLDEKRYSSLKREV; encoded by the coding sequence ATGAGTAACAAGGACGGACGCGTTCCTTTAAATGCTGATGCATTAAAGGAGCACAGAAGACGAATAGGATTAAGTCAAGAAAAACTGGCGGAACAATGTCTTAAAAAAGGATTACATGTTTCTATATCCTCTATTAAGCGTGCTGAGTTAGGCACAAACGTACTTTATCGTACCGCCAAACAGCTTGCTCAATTTTATAATGTTCCAGTAGAAACTCTTTTTCTAGAGTCAATAGCAAGCCATCTAGATGAAAAAAGGTATTCATCGCTTAAGAGGGAAGTCTAG
- a CDS encoding FAD-dependent oxidoreductase encodes MSDINEEKQPNPENQRYAVLSIHAIAANNVELFRQDMIKKEFSSERLLTAQYHSLSPVPGLNKYQTESLIFNTRYQYHPFIIVMCESTEDVQLAYKTAIKYNLPVRIRAGGHDHAGESSGDNVVLIDVTGIKNFDLADNGVATIGAGYRFYQLTPKLAEKNRMIAHGTCATVGLAGFTQGGGWGPWTRKHGMCCESLVGATVILGNGKRIELSDKDTDENKKELLWALRGGGGMSYGIVTQLKLQTFTLPQEIHRFQIEWNKPKQKKADKSYCVPQEDESTFTILKQWEKSISSDSTPNLLGTNLKINAIPLNKKNQDKDILTLHHHCIMYGYWEGNEADLKTFIHDQFSNVSLNQVTIGEASGAKYNNKYDHQLMGNWARNSLYDISRRLNEMGTLALGGTAFTPDYDAPAPHKITSRFVNKTGLTDEGYAQLLQSLTSPFLSLDNEQQGLFSYVTLGAIQGEFYQSHDHLPDIAFPYRDCQYTIQYQTWWNEDFQRKIEQQNNLVYVDVNRAMDWIDASREANIEGTHGAFISFKDPAIPTEIYFGKSYQRLVQVKKTYVKDQFNHLRTRKTII; translated from the coding sequence ATGAGCGATATAAACGAAGAAAAACAACCAAACCCAGAAAACCAACGTTACGCTGTCCTTTCCATTCACGCTATAGCGGCCAATAACGTCGAGTTATTTCGACAAGATATGATTAAAAAAGAATTTTCTTCAGAACGATTACTCACAGCTCAATATCATTCATTATCCCCCGTACCTGGGCTGAATAAATACCAAACAGAGAGTTTAATATTTAACACTCGCTATCAATACCACCCTTTTATTATCGTTATGTGTGAGTCCACAGAAGACGTACAACTTGCTTATAAGACGGCGATTAAATACAACCTTCCCGTTCGCATACGTGCCGGTGGCCATGATCACGCAGGAGAGTCTAGTGGTGACAATGTGGTGCTAATTGATGTAACTGGTATCAAAAACTTCGACTTAGCTGATAATGGTGTAGCGACAATAGGGGCGGGTTATCGGTTTTATCAATTAACGCCAAAACTAGCAGAAAAAAATCGCATGATTGCTCATGGTACCTGCGCTACCGTAGGCCTAGCAGGTTTCACCCAAGGCGGCGGCTGGGGGCCGTGGACCAGAAAACATGGAATGTGCTGTGAATCACTAGTAGGAGCTACCGTTATTTTAGGAAATGGCAAGCGTATAGAATTAAGTGATAAAGACACCGATGAAAATAAAAAAGAACTACTTTGGGCGTTACGCGGTGGTGGCGGTATGAGCTATGGCATAGTCACTCAATTAAAACTACAAACTTTTACACTCCCACAAGAAATCCATCGTTTTCAAATTGAATGGAATAAGCCCAAACAAAAAAAAGCGGATAAAAGTTATTGCGTTCCGCAAGAAGACGAATCGACATTTACAATACTAAAACAATGGGAAAAGTCTATCTCATCAGATAGTACACCAAATCTACTTGGCACTAATCTTAAAATTAATGCTATCCCTCTGAACAAAAAAAATCAGGATAAGGATATTTTGACGCTTCATCATCACTGCATAATGTATGGCTATTGGGAAGGTAACGAAGCAGACCTAAAAACATTTATCCATGATCAGTTTAGCAATGTGTCCTTGAATCAAGTCACTATTGGTGAAGCAAGTGGTGCGAAATACAATAATAAATACGATCATCAACTAATGGGGAACTGGGCAAGAAACTCTTTATATGACATCAGTCGTCGACTCAATGAAATGGGCACATTGGCTCTCGGTGGAACAGCCTTTACACCGGATTATGATGCTCCAGCGCCTCATAAAATCACCTCTCGTTTTGTTAATAAAACAGGCCTAACAGATGAAGGTTATGCTCAGCTTCTACAATCACTCACCTCGCCTTTCTTGAGCCTAGATAACGAGCAACAAGGACTCTTCAGTTACGTTACATTAGGAGCAATACAAGGGGAGTTTTATCAATCCCATGATCATCTACCAGATATTGCTTTTCCATATCGTGACTGCCAATACACTATCCAATATCAAACTTGGTGGAATGAAGACTTCCAAAGAAAAATAGAGCAGCAAAATAACTTAGTTTATGTAGACGTGAACCGAGCAATGGACTGGATTGATGCTAGTCGTGAGGCAAATATTGAAGGCACTCATGGAGCCTTTATCAGTTTTAAAGACCCAGCTATTCCAACTGAAATCTATTTTGGTAAAAGTTATCAGCGACTAGTTCAGGTCAAAAAAACTTATGTGAAAGATCAGTTTAATCACCTTCGTACACGTAAAACAATCATTTAG
- the lodB gene encoding lysine-epsilon-oxidase maturase LodB has protein sequence METYDAIIIGGGPAGAACALSLMLFHDKKVLLLERGDFTQQRIGEQVSHSIFDFLEYLDIPQEAFGEGCFTPNYGKESYWGSDVETHHFSLFTAQGKTYQLDRACFDETLLMTISERGGTIIPRCKQISIVQQEGHWQVQCVHPEQGKLHYQSEYLIDASGRQTKIGQSLGIERVVTDQLVGIGSFVEHSGRIFEQQQKIESCEYGWWYMAGLSKDLAVVTCFTDIDIMKEKQLNRQEVWNQCLAKTTAIGRSLQGGVSTQPKLWVKQANSQYYASDFPERFVAVGDAVASFDPISSMGIGFAMLSGCHGAYALMHKQETAVQSYLQDAMLTFNEYCETKWNFYKKEQRWTNHPFWRRRLVKPNQKRKAVNA, from the coding sequence ATGGAAACGTATGATGCCATCATCATAGGAGGCGGCCCCGCTGGGGCCGCTTGTGCACTCTCCTTGATGTTATTCCACGATAAAAAAGTGTTGTTGCTTGAGCGTGGCGATTTTACCCAACAGCGTATTGGTGAGCAGGTTTCTCACAGTATCTTTGATTTTTTGGAGTATCTCGATATACCACAAGAGGCGTTTGGCGAAGGGTGTTTTACACCAAATTATGGCAAAGAGAGCTATTGGGGTAGTGATGTGGAGACTCACCATTTCAGCTTGTTCACGGCTCAAGGAAAAACCTATCAACTGGATCGTGCATGTTTTGATGAGACCTTGTTGATGACAATATCAGAACGAGGAGGCACGATTATTCCTCGCTGTAAACAAATTAGCATTGTGCAACAAGAAGGCCATTGGCAAGTTCAGTGTGTTCACCCTGAACAGGGTAAGCTGCACTACCAAAGTGAATATTTGATTGATGCGTCTGGTCGACAGACAAAAATAGGTCAATCGCTAGGAATTGAACGTGTCGTGACCGATCAGCTTGTGGGTATTGGTTCCTTTGTCGAGCATTCTGGACGAATCTTCGAGCAGCAACAAAAAATTGAGAGTTGCGAATATGGCTGGTGGTATATGGCTGGCTTGTCGAAAGACCTTGCTGTGGTAACCTGCTTTACTGATATAGATATCATGAAAGAGAAGCAGCTTAACCGTCAGGAAGTTTGGAATCAATGTCTCGCTAAGACAACGGCTATTGGTCGTTCATTGCAAGGGGGTGTCTCAACGCAACCAAAGCTTTGGGTCAAACAAGCCAACAGTCAGTATTATGCTTCAGACTTTCCTGAAAGGTTTGTTGCCGTTGGTGATGCAGTCGCTTCTTTTGACCCTATTTCGTCTATGGGAATAGGATTTGCGATGCTCAGTGGTTGTCATGGTGCCTATGCGCTAATGCATAAACAAGAAACAGCCGTTCAGAGTTATCTACAAGACGCCATGCTGACTTTTAATGAGTACTGCGAAACAAAATGGAACTTTTATAAAAAAGAACAACGGTGGACTAATCATCCTTTTTGGCGGCGTCGTTTGGTTAAACCTAATCAGAAAAGAAAAGCGGTTAATGCATGA
- the lodA gene encoding CTQ-dependent lysine 6-oxidase LodA: protein MTLSIHPCVGVARLGNAEGNNFVLNPTKIGGLPHEHDENMQPTTEVINFKDEAGRIRRQGQVFKVFDESGEELTLQSPNVERIEWTVHLANKKAAWYNFSELNGNLLYGEKNSYTSRKTQLRNPSVGCDKDDAKRQELIIDLGPRTVAGGLAEVEVSIHNIPSDYTHSSYPEGEMSQGSPRFESLGTLRTDNQGRLIVLGGYGFAGGNTELEGYGGGNDWYDDISDGSVTCVVTYKDASQKTTNAWVVVGSPDFAPEIVNISTLNDTFFDVGVRHFNLAPDIYDMDKYGGFNKEYEANFERDILPIIQRISQYQWVANVQSMSGFFSYHFDYRDSSTANKPNREKYYNYFRKLDNKIIGDYDQPQQQLMSDHEEGNILPLMPMNSGSNSVKSANAYDLTDNVVEKFLALDATQMFLLKQWAEGKFTVGDGQAFPVDPMDAASIGNCVGLPMCPGIEVTWSLQNPALYENAYKIKHYKNEAYYAENGLSPGRDECEGGGCEPGDLTKRMACPWQADFFNCTVQVVNFSEPKVNKATQTEKTVTKTTYSWSDLPEGVGPLPDQSYTSATKDAEPETPLPPAYYSYWWPPQSPWDVLTGELDVDGQLQSHLPAGQQINYARGINSYGQMVEHWSALAFIRDRNSKNEGFPYFTESERNNELFDFSAIGVGQISGNAEDNDTTLPVFFINAHKDSLLEKGTKKGRLMADYFEKRAFKPVRTKNVLHRSGTRMRG, encoded by the coding sequence ATGACACTTTCAATTCACCCTTGCGTTGGTGTGGCTCGATTGGGCAATGCAGAAGGCAATAACTTTGTTTTAAACCCCACGAAGATTGGCGGTTTGCCCCATGAACATGATGAGAACATGCAACCAACGACGGAAGTTATCAACTTTAAAGATGAAGCGGGCCGTATTCGTCGCCAAGGACAGGTATTTAAAGTCTTTGATGAGTCTGGTGAAGAGTTAACACTGCAATCGCCTAATGTTGAGCGCATTGAGTGGACGGTTCATTTAGCCAATAAAAAAGCTGCGTGGTACAACTTTAGTGAACTTAATGGCAATCTACTCTATGGCGAGAAAAACAGTTATACAAGCAGAAAAACGCAGCTACGCAACCCATCGGTTGGCTGTGACAAAGATGATGCAAAAAGACAGGAACTGATTATTGATCTTGGACCGCGCACCGTTGCTGGTGGTTTAGCGGAGGTCGAAGTGAGTATTCACAATATTCCTAGTGATTATACCCATTCATCCTACCCTGAAGGAGAAATGAGCCAAGGCTCACCAAGGTTTGAAAGCTTAGGAACACTACGTACGGATAATCAAGGCCGCCTGATTGTGTTGGGTGGCTATGGCTTTGCTGGTGGCAATACTGAGTTAGAAGGCTATGGTGGAGGTAATGACTGGTATGATGATATATCAGATGGCTCAGTGACGTGTGTAGTGACCTATAAAGACGCTTCTCAGAAGACAACGAATGCTTGGGTTGTGGTTGGCTCACCTGATTTTGCCCCTGAAATTGTCAATATTTCTACCTTAAACGATACCTTTTTTGATGTTGGTGTACGGCATTTTAACTTAGCTCCAGATATCTATGACATGGATAAATATGGGGGCTTTAATAAAGAATATGAAGCCAATTTTGAGCGAGATATTCTTCCTATAATTCAGCGAATTAGCCAATATCAGTGGGTGGCAAATGTGCAATCCATGAGTGGTTTCTTTTCTTATCACTTTGACTATCGCGACAGCTCAACGGCAAATAAGCCTAATCGTGAAAAATATTATAATTATTTCCGCAAATTAGATAACAAGATCATTGGAGACTATGATCAGCCTCAGCAACAACTCATGAGTGACCATGAAGAAGGCAATATATTACCTTTGATGCCGATGAATTCAGGTAGCAACTCGGTAAAAAGTGCTAATGCCTATGATCTCACTGACAATGTAGTGGAAAAGTTTCTCGCTTTAGATGCCACACAAATGTTTTTGTTGAAGCAGTGGGCTGAAGGGAAATTCACTGTCGGAGACGGCCAAGCTTTCCCTGTTGACCCTATGGATGCTGCCAGTATTGGTAATTGTGTGGGCTTGCCTATGTGTCCTGGCATTGAGGTGACATGGAGCCTACAAAATCCGGCTTTGTATGAAAACGCATATAAAATTAAGCATTATAAGAATGAAGCTTATTATGCTGAAAATGGCTTATCTCCGGGTCGAGACGAATGTGAAGGTGGTGGTTGCGAGCCAGGTGATTTAACCAAACGCATGGCATGCCCTTGGCAGGCGGATTTCTTTAATTGTACGGTTCAGGTAGTGAATTTTAGTGAACCTAAAGTAAATAAAGCCACTCAAACAGAAAAAACGGTGACAAAAACGACCTATTCATGGAGCGATTTGCCTGAAGGTGTTGGGCCACTTCCTGATCAATCTTATACTTCCGCAACGAAAGATGCTGAACCTGAAACGCCACTACCACCTGCGTATTATAGCTATTGGTGGCCGCCACAAAGCCCTTGGGATGTATTAACGGGTGAGTTGGATGTTGATGGACAGCTTCAGAGTCACCTTCCCGCCGGACAACAAATCAATTATGCCCGTGGCATTAATAGCTATGGACAGATGGTGGAACACTGGTCGGCCTTGGCTTTTATTCGGGATCGGAACTCAAAAAATGAAGGTTTTCCTTATTTCACTGAGTCAGAAAGAAACAATGAGCTGTTTGATTTTAGCGCGATTGGTGTAGGACAAATTAGTGGTAATGCGGAGGATAACGATACCACATTGCCTGTATTCTTTATTAATGCCCATAAAGACTCTCTGTTAGAAAAAGGTACGAAGAAAGGCCGACTTATGGCCGATTATTTCGAAAAACGTGCCTTTAAACCCGTCCGTACTAAAAATGTTCTCCATCGTTCAGGTACTAGGATGAGGGGGTAG